ccaatatttgtcctgtccacctagttagtagcgagtgaacaactattcagtggtgcagggcttatctacgatccccttagaagcaaactgccgggagataaagctgctaagcttttgtttattaaatacactttacttcttttataatcactccatttaatttaaaaatttaattgtgtgctaacaattacacatataatttttactggttagttttggattgtattataggtactacctacgagtaagttttcttttcgtttctaaaaccttttacggcataatacatacatacatacatacatacatacaatcacgcctgtatcccataaaggggtaggcagaacacatgaaactactaaagcatcagtgccactcttggcaaataaggggttgaaagaaaacgaaactatgacattgcagtgacaggttgccagccggcataataaaggtttaaaaggattcttatgtgatttttagtgattacctaaacaattaaacatcttaaagttcaaggtgatttaaatttttggattgtaatgaatgatatatgtacttaagataaaatatcaggtaacttttcttttcgtttttaaaacctaagtgggcctaaaggctgattacaggctgaacagtaaacacctaaaagttctaggtaatttaagtagttttggtttatgttatacctatgtggtattttttcatttcgtttttaacatctataacttccgcttctggttccgcttccgcttctgcttccgttaaactaaattcaaaacttccgcttccgcttccggttccgttaaaaccacatccgttacatccctggtttaggcacacctcggacactgtagggcgagatagactacccgtccttatgtcattaatacgatTAGACAAATatgtgtcatctatctcgcggcgacatactctcgcgacaatcaaGTGCTAGCcctactggcgatcaaatatatgaaagaggcgtgttcctagcatacagtctaagctcgtgtacgtgaacgcgtaccatgcttgtatgagtgaaatatgacaggccgactgttcgcgtgtttgacaggcggtaactgtgaggtaaccgagagggggtgggcggcacttttaccggggagcgggagtggccatagtgtacgatagtactctttattatgctGTGGTTTAGGCAAGATGCTAATCGTTCCCGCTGTGACAACGATACGCAATCTGTATTTTTCTTCCATATTAGTGCGATATCCTTGTCATCTTGGATCGCTCCATGGATACaataacaggccccgtagccgaatggcatttctccgacgccaaacgaaagcgatacgccgctggctctgtcgcgccaatacgcaagcgcgatagagatagatatctactagcgcttcgtttcgtgagcgtttcgtgagcgattgtgccattcggctagccacccaggtgatAAATTATCTGTTCATAAAACTACTTCTCCGGGATATGTGGACGTTATATAATTCCAAATAGTGACGCAATATGGATTGACCACTGGTACCTCTCAATGCAGTACTTAGGTACCAGATTTAGGTCCTTGCTTACACGCTCatcaaatttataaaataaaggaTCTTAACAGAATGTATGTTgaccagtttaaaaaaaatgcaggAGTAAATACTCCTGCATTTTTTGGTATGGTCGTAGTCATAGAAAATATCATAATGTGACATTATTTCATATCGTCTAACTGATCGaatttttttgacaatttttcaaaccaaATCGTACCCGATTCCTGGATAGAAAGTgttgtttaaataatttaaggCACGAGCCACACAAATTGAGACTGAGTGCGGATTCTATACGTGATAATATTAACTGGGCGGTGAAGTCGGACTGAAGGGTCTTGACACTTTTAAATGAGAGACCTTGAAAATTATGGAGTTATTCCTAAATGCTTTATGTTTCAAGAATAGAAgagctaatttttatttttttatctgttgtcTGATTCATCTACCTCAACATGACAATAtttttcctttttaacccccgacgcaaaaacgaaggggtgttataagtttgacgtgtctgtctgtctgtccgtctgtctgtctgtctgtctgtctgtctgtctgtctgtgtgtgtgtctgtctgtggcatcgtagctcccgaacggatgaaccgattttgttttagttttttttgtctgaaagctgagttagtcgggagtgttcttagccatgtttcatgaaaatcggtccactatgtcgcggtcgggggttttttcaaaattttttcaTTCCTTATGGCTCCGAGATACGGCattgcaataaaattgtgttaaaTGGCAACCATGATTGCCGATAAATGATAAAGAGGTAATATCAGGCCgaccctttcgcactatttgtaagtgcgatagggcgggccagcctgatgttttatcgtttatcgcgcgaccatgctatcggtacTTATTAGATAATGATCGTTTGTGAGAAATAGatataaaacacattttaaCTAATCAGAACCGTGACAAATTTTAGGGCGTTATCCAGGTATAGCTATTAGCTTTGGGTAAACCCCTAAACTCGAGTTATGTTGTACTGTTAACCCGGGGTTAACAGTTTAACCCCTATCTCTAGTGGCTAACCCTGGTTTGTGCAAGTGGCtcttatgaataagggggcaaAACTTGgactaaaatctgaaaaaactAAGACTGGTCTAATGATTAATTAATGTGACCATTATTCGACCAAAAAAACCTTTACTTTAAAGACAAAACTTTTGTTTCACACtgacattaaataaaatatcactCAGATAGGTAtacaaaagtaggtacttatataaagGGTCAaactaagtccgttttcacattatccgatccgatatcggatgtcagaaggatttcaatggcaacaatccaagatggcgcctataatgtatgggatatcggtccgacatccgatattggatcggataatgtgaaaacgcactaacgtataaagtaaaaaaactgCTCGACTTGTTTGTAACATGATAAAATGCGCTGGGCCACCAACGCGGATTCTGAACACCTCTTTCTTTTCATCAAAGTGTAAATTAAGGAGCTTGTACGTGTTGCCTTTGACTCCACACACGCGACCCAAGGTCCAAAACAACAGTGTTTCCATGTCACAAATATAGAAAACCGTTGGTACAAAGACAAGACGTCGCTAAGGATcgaataataggctacttgcctcctagtcaaatcagcttctttttaagaactgtcaaaacgaatttgaacgactcgctaatatggaattaatagatagatagatagatagaatactctttattggcacacctcagcaagagatacagaaaaaagatacagcggagacaaaacaaatgattataaatagaggcagacaacaggcggtcttatcgctaaagagcgatctctaccagacaaccttaatatgaaatcgaattgagtgacgtcacggtcaattcagttacctactttatatatttatacctgacttattaaatagaaattcaattcaaaaataacacctgcccgcaacacaagccttcttgagcttaccgtgggactcggtcaatctgtgtaagaacgtcctataatatttatttatttattttatttatttatctgttcacgtttttattataattatctgatgctatATTTCGTgcaaggtataaaatattttagtttaagAACAGTAAAGTTCCCTATTGGCATACActcgtgtcggaggccaagactgATTTTGGATCGCTTCACcaataagtagtagtagtaggtacaAAGACAAGAATATAAAATCTCATTAACTTCTCATGTATCAAGAATCGTACATCCAACTATGACGCACTACAGACTATGTTTATCGCACTTTTGAATAAAGAATGAAGATCCATAAGATGTCCACCTACGCGTATGAGCTGCGACCTTGGGATTGTGTATGTGTATGGTGGCAACATTCAACCGCCTTAGAGGGTTTTCacaatatccgatccgatatcgaatgtacaAAGGATGTCAAAGACCAATTTCAATGACGGGGCCTTTAAAATATGTgatatatcggtcctacatctgatatcggatcggataatgtgaaaaacaagaatttaaagtttaaagaagttaaaattaagatggcgaTTTGGGAAGACATAAAACGAACTAATAAATGCAatagtttattattattcaaacaTATGATGGAAGTTTcagttttatgtattatttatacataacaACATCCTATATTATTTATCAGATAAACGTTTCACGTTCATAACCCACttacataatttatataaatattttatcgtCTGTAACGGTGGCTGTAACTCCCTGGAGCCGTCAGACTTCCGTCATTTTGATAAATCTAAGTGACAACGTGTTAAATAAAGTTGCGGACAAAGTACCAAGAATATGTATCCACAACCTTAACGTATAAGCAATAAAGTTGTGTATACATAATTTTGGCACGTTGTTGCGTCTAGATTTAAAACCTAAAGTGTACATAAAGAAGAATTATATTTAATCATAATTATATCTTTCTCacaaaattttaagaaaatATGATGAGACAATTATCCAAGAACATTTCGAGAATATCGGAGaacctttttttgaagtcggttaaaaacggGTATCTAAATTCTAAACTTTaccctaaatatttttataaaataaaaagaagatATTTTAAGCTAAAACATCAATAGTTTCTTTCTTTATCCATAAGTCAAGCCGGGGTCAATAAATGTGTGTTCAAAAATGTTTCATCCACATACTTTTGctataaaactttttaatgaGAATCTTTATTCTGTCATACTTATTGGTCAACCTTGAATATCGTAATCTCCGTAAACGTATTGCGGTTCTTCTTTGATATATTCTGGCAAAATATGGAGAACTTGagctgaaaaaaattgaatgtcTGATTATAAATACTCTAAAATAGCAATGTTGTAGGTATAGCAggacattttcaaaattttcgtAACTTAATGGAAATTAAAACTATGGCAACGGAAATTACAATGCaacattaattacattgtaatttttcctcagacacccgttgaccacgaacgctgtaaagtattcgaaacgtcgggatgaattgtaaattcattatatgcgatataatccgtttccatagttttacttcatgagtaactatcgcggtacccgaagacaatattactggAAATTTTCATGAGAAAATTCTCATGAGAGTTACCATTGAAAACATTATCTTTAAGATTGAAATGTTGGTATTACGCAATGTTGTAACACACTGGCGTTTATTATCAACTCATTATGCCCGTTTCACCACGCAAAAATGACAGAAGTATGTACTTGTTATCTATGGTAATTGGCTTGAAGACTGAAACccactttttaaccgccttccaaatctcaagggaaggggttctcaattcgtctgtatttttttttattttttttaatgtttgttcctcgatatctccgtcgttactggaccgattttgaatttttttttgattgaatgtatatgcatacagattggtcccatttttctcagaacccagttctgatgatgggatcctggagaaatcgagagaactcctcaaatctgaaaggcatacatatggtgatttttgtgtttttaaaagaacagcatgcatttacgtacggaacagtgacatttcgtgcagtggaactcctgatgatggtcagaatggaactcctcaaatctgaacggcacacttataatagtgactttggtatttttataagaacagcatgcacttacgtccagaacagtgacatttggtgcagtggaactgctgatgatggtcagaacggaactcctcaaatctgaacggcacacttatagtgactttggtatttttataagaacagcatgcacttacgtccagaacagtgacatttggtgcagtggaactgctgatgaagagtgagccgcccctggttagagttccgttctgataatcattctcatctgtaagtaattcagaatcatccaaatttcaaaatttgttcataaatgacggagatatcgtataacaaacattaaaaaatatacagacgaattgataacataatccaacatttgaaagtatttatcaccagaaccccaaaggaaggcggttttttttttcttaaaaattattgaatgtaAAAGGCTCGAAGTTCAAATTGTCTACgggcaggcctacgtcactcgctcgcggtcgcgcgttaagtacctacccgctagcagttgcctcgaggtaacaagtggccgagagGCGCCACGAGCCCGCCTGTGTGCCcgcgttagtaacttattagtattagttaaataaatcgtaggtatttgtcgttttgcgggcaagtgaaagATCTActgatttataataaatacgATTTGCACTcttaattttagaactaaacgtgACAGTTGAAGAATTTTACTGACAACCCGTTTAGTCAGTAAAATTATAAGTGAAAGATCTGTTACTTATTGCTACGGGTTACGGGAATGAAAGTTGTGCTGTACTTACATTTAGGTACGCGTCGTGATCTAATAGGAGGGGGTGAACCAAACCCCACTCTCAATTTTGAATATTTGCCCGAATTTTCCTTTTTCTTGCTCTCTGCTATTTCAGGGTCTTCAGAAAACTGGATCCctgaaaaaatatgtataggtattaTTATTGCAGGAACTAGTTCTAATACTTACACACTTTTAAATGAGTACTTAAATACTTTCTGTAAAAGCAAAGTATactattcatcatcctccttgcatttgccacggctcatgggagtctggggtccgctttgacaactaatcccacgATTTGGGATGGTAAAGTACCTATACTAGTtagttaattataaataataggcacccgtagaaatgaaaaggTTAAATAATACTTGCCTGCCTCGTCTCTTCGTGGTCTCGGTTGAAAAGGGTTTATGTGGCCCTCAATTTGAGGGTCCATATCTCCTGGTTGTAAACAGATGCAGCGATTCACGTCAGCTAAAAATTTACATCATTAATTCATAATTATGTCATGTGTGGTAATGCAGCCAGTATTTTTGGAACTTTTGCACCGAGCACATGTCTTGGGAATTAATAGGAGCGTGTAGGTACCGTTAAAGTTTTTGGGCAAAGAATTTCATTTGGTCAGAAGACTGCCATAAATTGAATTAAGAATCTTGAGTTCTTTCTCCGAGGGACCGTCGTTTCTAATCTTGAATCTATGAATtttgcataaaattaaaaagaacTCACTTGGATACCTACAAAACGTAAATCTCTGATGGCTATTAAACAAATGAAAATTGCTGATATAGGgattattcaataaattatttacaaataaatgaaaattgcttcttataatataaaacatcttttgttttgttttaagagATATCAATTACTTTTTTACTAAAGCgtaccagcgtactccgcttaccgggcgaatgcggtaagcggagtacgctgattcgattccagctcggaacactggaggccttggtcactttttctttgtatatgacatttatttaatgtttataacataatagtagtgttactacttaaaaatacaagttaaaatattgtaGTGAGGTCACAGTCATAGCAGCATCATACACTCACACATCTTAAACAGATAACCTTTACAGAACATTAGATTAACAATAAGATAATAAAGTATCAAGTATCAAGTACCAATTAACCTTTGAAATATGAGAACATAGTATCATGGAATAGATACCATGATAACTCCCACATAAATAGATAATTAGATAATATCCTACTATATAAACACGATGTATCTTCAGTCAAATATACAGAGTTCACCACAGTCTTGTCGTGTTACTTACCTCCGGTACTACCTACATTtcaatattttctatgaaaataatttaatttgttcttagagtactTTTTTAcgaatttaaataaatgaaaaatataactACGCGCTCCCGGGCATGCTCTACCTTCTTGCTCACGCTTATTCCATTATGCCTTCATTGGTAtcagtatataagaggaagtcTGAGAGTTGcaccgatagtagaaaaagtaagagcgaatcgactagcatggtatgggcatgtgatgcgaagggatgaaagtcgtgtgacgagaaaggtattacgaatgaatgttcGCTCTTACTTTGGAAACCCGAGAGGGAAACCGAGGGatgggagaggaaaaccgaggaaaaggtggatgggctgtgtgaaagatgatacgaaacggaaacaagtgaataatgagatgacgggtgatagagaggtatggaagagaaggacatgctttttttttttggggGGGGAAATGCGTTCCGCATACCATTAGGGTGCGAGGGAGGACCctagtggttatgtgggactcccgtattggctaatgaggccacggtatacccactaaaaaccccCACATGCCACCTCGCCGCTTTGTTGGCGGGGTTACCGGAACACTTGCGCTCACAACGGCGACCCCGCCGGCGGCCCACGTGCAGCTTCTCCGCGGATGCCCAAAGGCCCTCCACAGTGAGTGCGCCGGATGTCAGGGCGCACCTTCCTCCTCGGAAGAGaaggacatgctgcgccgaccccaaatgattgggataagggcaggcgaatgatgattgTGCCGTCATTAAACTTACCATATGAACCACAGTAACAAAACGCCAATATTACAAGAACGATAGCCAATCTCATTTTGACGATGGACTTTAATTATTGCACTGTCCTCAGCACTAAATTATATAATCTAAAGATGTTATTCAAACGATAGTGAAACTGTCAAACATAAAATTATGTTCAGTCGGGTCACTCACGCTAATAGTAAAAGCTAGGACGGAGCGTTagcagcggagcgcaatgatagcggtgcgccggacgaacgctggcgttgcgcccagcggacgccggcgggaactaacgagcgcggattgcgagcggaacgccagcgttcgtccggcgcaccgctatcattgcgctccgctaacgctacgctatcaaaacgctttatgtatGGCGGAGGCTTAAATGCTCCAAATGCATAGGGGTTTACGTCTGTTAAAGCTTTCTCATGAATCGAAAAtgtcgagtaattttgtttattaGGGTGCTTTTTTTAACCAGAGACTTGCTTAtgtggatgtgtttgatatccaccaaccATGGCTATTGTTCCAAATAGCATAGCACCGGTGGCaacgaatcctacaccgggcaaacgacgcaacggagccacgctgttacgtcatcgcccaaatcaattgttaattgtaaacttttattgttttttttcatgttcttatttactatttactgttcttatttaatttaagtttcatgacgcattggatttatatataatgtaattgaaatatgttttcaaatagaatagaatatttagaACGAGTAGGTACGTCCCAGGTAGCATTTATACGTCTTTATGACGTCCGTTTACGGTACTGCTCGACGTAAGAGACGTCATTTCTTGACGTCGGGGGGTCCCAGCAGATGACGTCAATTTGTCACAGCCTCAAGACGTCAGTTTACAGACCTAAGAGAGACGTCATATACCGACTTCATGGGGACGTCACTGGGACGTACATTAGGGCAGCCACTgacgttggagtgacgtcatatactaagttcatgaggacgttacacggacgtacatattaaggcagccatgacgttggagtgacgtcatatactgacttcatagggacgttactgacgttggagagacgtcatatactaagttcatgaggacgttacacggacgtacatattaaggcagccaagacgttggagtgacgtcatatactgacttcatagggacgttactaggccgtacatattagggcagccactgacgttggagagacgtcatatactaagttcatgaggacgttacacggacgtacatattaaggcagccaagacgttggagtgacgtcatatactgacttcatagggacgttactaggccgtacatattagggcagccactgacgttggagagacgtcatatactaagttcatgaggacgttacacggacgtacatattaaggcagccaagacgttggagtgacgtcatatactgacttcatagggacgttactaggccgtacatattagggcagccactgacgttggagagacgtcatatactaagttcatgaggacgttacacggacgtacatattagggcagccactgacgtcggagtgacgtcatatactgaATTCATAGGGACGTTACTGGGCCGAAAATATTAGGGCGGCCGCTTTTTAACCTTTTGAACACCAGACGACGAAGAAATATGCCGTTGCCCTGATGTCACGCTATCGCATTTTTTGTTGAGCGCAATTGAACTTTGCGGAATCCCCGTAGGTGTCTATTACATTAACAAAGCTGACGTCCTTAGCCGTCGTTGGCGTCCACAGCACGATTTTCCGACGTAAGTCATAACCGTCTttggcggtcaaaaggttaagtAAGTTATGTTAAGAGCAAAAATGTGATTTGTTTTGGATACTAAATAAAaccaatgactttttaaatttgtttttattacactGTAAAAACCGAATTTACTCATACAAAGTACACaacatatgtttaaacataaactaattactaactacgaaaaaatctgcctaaattaCTGACTTTTGTGTGTATTAAGAACCTAGCTCTTGTCGGTAGCTTTTAAAAGTACATTGGGCCTGGATGTCTGTAGGATGtctattaattatatttgtccTCTTAAGAGAACATTTAAGTACTTACTCGTaatcatatttttaatttttattcagTGTTAACAGACATGTATTAACCTCGAAAGTCCTGCGCTTTTGTAACACCTGTACTGTAGTCATATTTACCGGTTGTACTATACCAAGTACGAACCACGAATAGTGCATCAGACCGAGACAAATAGATGTCGTTATTACAGATTTATTTAATGTGAAGTCTTGTTGtctttgggtgaatcaactttttcttgctttttgcaagaattgcccatacttattattagctctacttttgtgagttttaacctggccatcgtgaataaagatccttatttttattttacattaagggaataataaaaaaaaaacatttacaattaaatctatatgtgactcagtggaagagacacttttttcatacaaaagtgagggacagcaatgtccactgggtcactgctatataatatatagcagtataaactaattacactaaatacaaattaaattttctgaccacatgtagtcgaagtatgcgtaattttgctggcaaagaaaagttgattcacccctTTATATTTTTAGTAGACCGGCCAGCGAAAGAAATCTT
The nucleotide sequence above comes from Leguminivora glycinivorella isolate SPB_JAAS2020 chromosome 18, LegGlyc_1.1, whole genome shotgun sequence. Encoded proteins:
- the LOC125235836 gene encoding uncharacterized protein LOC125235836 codes for the protein MRLAIVLVILAFCYCGSYADVNRCICLQPGDMDPQIEGHINPFQPRPRRDEAGIQFSEDPEIAESKKKENSGKYSKLRVGFGSPPPIRSRRVPKSQVLHILPEYIKEEPQYVYGDYDIQG